In Porites lutea chromosome 7, jaPorLute2.1, whole genome shotgun sequence, a single window of DNA contains:
- the LOC140944770 gene encoding stromelysin-2-like: protein MKTLCSAVVGTVALVVLLNNVSSAPVSRRTAEASKKLQAANFFLKYGYIVERSDESRPTLHIKKAIRDLQKFGGLPVTGQLDQATLKLIGTKRCGMKDPVKKVKRVGAIQNQVGEFYLQGTFWKKTNLTYRFVRGKSTGDLTVDVQQNIIRRMIHKWDEASALTIREADPSIPDDKVDILISFVEGYHGDPYPFDGTGGTLAHAFYPHNNQGLSGDAHFDDAERFTTGTKDGINLDWVALHEIGHSLGLEHSNVRESVMYPWYKGYQGSNIELTNDDILGIRALYPVKRPVTKRPETKKPTKPTRAPKTTTNTQPPPTDPPTPTAIHSACKPGTKYDAVVMERDRRGKFHTHFFHREMFWTLNERLQKGEPKRVSDYWPDVRTPIDAAYRNRNGNIVFFTGNQYWKYGNDRRLIGSGSLDRYGLSSDLTDMDAVFTWHRNKKTYFFKGKKYWRYNEANRRIDPYYPREIRQGWPGLVKKDIDAAVTWKNQRSYIFSGEKYFRLQNKATGRMVYNDRGYPQITADKWMKCNDVGAIGALQSNKDI from the exons ATGAAGACGCTCTGTAGCGCTGTCGTTGGAACAGTTGCGCTTGTTGTTCTACTGAACAACGTTAGCAGCGCACCGGTTTCAAGGAGGACTGCTGAAGCCAGCAAAAAG CTTCAGGCGgcgaatttctttttaaaatacgGTTACATCGTTGAGAGGTCCGACGAAAGTCGGCCAACTCTGCACATCAAAAAGGCAATAAGGGACCTCCAGAAATTCGGTGGATTGCCTGTGACTGGGCAACTTGATCAGGCAACATTGAAACTGATCGGTACTAAGCGATGTGGTATGAAAGATCCCGTCAAGAAGGTCAAGAGGGTCGGAGCTATTCAGAATCAAGTTGGCGAATTCTACTTACAAGGAACTTTCTGGAAGAAGACG AATTTGACTTACCGATTCGTAAGAGGCAAGAGCACAGGGGATCTTACAGTTGATGTTCAACAAAATATAATTCGAAGAATGATCCACAAATGGGACGAGGCTAGTGCGCTTACGATACGTGAGGCCGACCCCTCAATACCAGACGATAAAGTCGACATTTTGATTTCATTTGTGGAAGGTTACCATGGAGATCCGTATCCGTTTGATGGCACCGGAGGGACTTTGGCCCACGCTTTCTATCCACATAACAACCAAG GTCTGTCAGGGGACGCCCACTTCGATGATGCAGAGCGTTTTACAACAGGAACGAAGGACGGTATAAACTTGGACTGGGTGGCCCTTCACGAAATCGGACACAGTCTGGGATTAGAACATTCCAACGTACGAGAATCTGTCATGTACCCATGGTATAAAGGATACCAGGGCTCTAATATTGAGCTGACCAACGACGATATTTTGGGAATACGGGCACTCTATCCAG TTAAGAGACCCGTGACGAAGAGACCAGAGACGAAGAAACCCACGAAACCAACCCGTGCACCCAAGACAACAACAAATACACAGCCACCCCCGACCGATCCCCCCACCCCTACTGCAATTCACTCCGCATGTAAACCCGGAACTAAATACGATGCTGTCGTTATGGAGAGAGACAGGCGCGGCAAGTTccacactcatttctttcacagaGAGATGTTTTGGACTCTTAATGAAAGGTTGCAGAAAGGGGAGCCAAAGAGAGTTAGTGATTACTGGCCCGATGTTCGCACTCCCATAGATGCTGCGTATCGCAATAGAAATGGAAATATCGTCTTCTTTACAGGAAATCA GTATTGGAAATACGGTAATGACAGGAGACTCATCGGTTCCGGCAGTTTAGACAGGTATGGCCTGTCCTCTGACCTTACCGACATGGATGCAGTCTTCACTTGGCATCGAAACAAAAAGACGTACTTCTTCAAAGGTAAAAAGTACTGGCGATACAACGAGGCAAACCGACGTATAGATCCATATTACCCAAGGGAGATTAGACAAGGTTGGCCGGGCCTAGTAAAAAAGGACATAGATGCAGCCGTCACTTGGAAAAACCAGAGAAGCTACATTTTTAgtggagaaaaatattttaggtTACAGAACAAAGCGACAGGGAGAATGGTATATAACGACCGCGGATACCCTCAAATAACAGCCGATAAGTGGATGAAATGCAACGACGTTGGCGCCATCGGGGCTTTACAATCGAATAAAGATATATAA